One genomic region from Halomicrobium zhouii encodes:
- a CDS encoding ABC transporter ATP-binding protein — MTTPAIETDGLTKRYGSTVALDGLDLTVESGEVYGFLGPNGAGKSTTINLLLNYVRPTDGSATVLGLDPWDDVVALHDRVGILPDRYDTYDDLSARRHLRLVIDTKRSDDDPEALLTRVGLSDAVDRPAGEFSQGMEQRLALAMALVGDPDLLILDEPFTGLDPHGVALVRDVVAEETDRGATVFFSSHVLGQVELVCDRLGILHHGTLVDEGTLAGFRERLDLDADAAVEDVFVELTEDGVRSAAPRDESASIAGDAPEGGVQ, encoded by the coding sequence GTGACGACGCCGGCCATCGAGACCGACGGACTGACCAAACGATACGGGTCGACAGTCGCCCTCGACGGCCTCGACCTCACCGTCGAGTCTGGCGAAGTGTACGGGTTCCTCGGACCCAACGGTGCGGGCAAGTCGACGACGATCAACCTGCTGCTGAACTACGTCCGGCCGACCGACGGGAGCGCGACCGTCCTCGGGCTGGACCCCTGGGACGACGTGGTCGCGCTCCACGACCGCGTCGGCATCCTCCCGGACCGCTACGACACGTACGACGACCTCTCGGCGCGGCGCCACCTCCGCCTGGTGATCGATACCAAGCGGAGCGACGACGACCCCGAGGCGCTGCTGACGCGCGTCGGCCTGAGCGACGCCGTCGACCGGCCGGCCGGGGAGTTCTCGCAGGGGATGGAACAGCGGCTCGCACTCGCGATGGCCCTGGTCGGCGACCCCGACCTGCTGATACTCGACGAGCCGTTCACCGGGCTGGACCCCCACGGCGTCGCCCTCGTCCGCGACGTCGTCGCCGAGGAGACCGACCGCGGCGCGACCGTCTTCTTCTCCAGCCACGTCCTCGGCCAGGTCGAACTCGTCTGCGACCGGCTCGGCATCCTCCACCACGGAACGCTCGTCGACGAGGGGACGCTCGCCGGGTTCCGCGAGCGGCTCGACCTCGACGCGGACGCGGCGGTCGAGGACGTGTTCGTCGAACTGACCGAGGACGGCGTCCGTTCGGCTGCGCCACGGGACGAGTCTGCTTCCATCGCCGGGGACGCTCCCGAAGGAGGTGTGCAGTGA
- a CDS encoding ABC transporter permease gives MSRPLAALPLSSLPRWVPLARKEARTVLTSKGTWLLAVFVFVFGWRPTYLGWEHLGPSMSVGFVQVGVTTLVPLGVLVLSYGSVVGERTSGSLKFALGLPLTRTDVLVAKTVGRTAGFVLPVTVPAVLLGGVGAFRYGLFSPLAFLGVLLATFLYLAVLVAIATAVSAVTTSSVRASGVVVGYFLAFVLLWSQLAVAAYSSLTGRAVNPYDPPADALLFGLLRLSPDRAYLTLTNWILGAGNGGELFTTVATKVATGHSVNGYVVETAFTGASVPLSLHEVGGVVVLLAWLVVPLWLARYRFERGDLA, from the coding sequence ATGTCCCGCCCGCTCGCCGCCCTCCCGCTTTCGTCCCTCCCCCGGTGGGTTCCGCTCGCGCGCAAGGAGGCGCGCACCGTCCTCACCTCGAAAGGCACCTGGCTCCTCGCCGTCTTCGTGTTCGTCTTCGGCTGGCGACCGACGTACCTGGGCTGGGAGCACCTCGGCCCGTCGATGAGCGTCGGGTTCGTCCAGGTCGGCGTCACGACGCTCGTCCCGCTGGGCGTGCTCGTCCTGAGCTACGGGTCGGTCGTCGGCGAGCGAACGTCGGGCAGCCTGAAGTTCGCCCTCGGGTTGCCCCTGACCAGGACCGACGTCCTCGTCGCCAAGACCGTCGGCCGGACCGCCGGCTTCGTCCTCCCGGTGACCGTCCCGGCGGTCCTGCTGGGCGGCGTGGGCGCGTTCCGCTACGGGCTGTTCTCGCCGCTCGCGTTCCTCGGCGTCCTGCTGGCGACGTTCCTCTACCTCGCCGTCCTCGTGGCCATCGCGACGGCCGTCTCGGCAGTGACGACGAGCTCCGTCCGCGCCAGCGGCGTCGTCGTCGGCTACTTCCTGGCGTTCGTCCTGCTGTGGTCGCAACTCGCCGTCGCAGCGTACTCGTCCCTGACCGGGCGCGCCGTCAATCCCTACGACCCGCCCGCGGACGCCCTGCTGTTCGGCCTCCTCCGGCTCTCGCCGGACCGGGCCTACCTGACGCTGACGAACTGGATTCTGGGGGCAGGGAACGGGGGTGAGCTGTTCACTACCGTCGCGACCAAGGTCGCGACCGGACACAGCGTCAACGGCTACGTGGTCGAGACTGCGTTCACCGGGGCGTCGGTCCCGCTCTCCCTCCACGAGGTCGGTGGTGTCGTCGTCCTGCTGGCGTGGCTGGTGGTCCCCCTCTGGCTCGCCCGGTACCGCTTCGAACGGGGTGACCTGGCGTGA
- a CDS encoding ABC transporter ATP-binding protein, translating to MAADEETPFDRYRQRIDRPLVRLFREYGLERKRWLIVGLFANLVAQAASLLPPVVLGAAIDAVFGESDTAYQLPLVPTSLLPQQQVEQFWFSVILIAGAFLTTAVFTWIYGVVANFFAHGVMHNVRSDSFEKMIRLDAAFFDDKQTGEVMSILSNDASNLELFLDDALMNGVRLVVMVFGIAAILFLLNPQLAVVTLLGLPLMVAFTWWFMRVIEPRYEDRQSAVATFNTRIENGISGVELAKATSSEEYESGRVRDASRGVFESIMEVLKLAYFYRPGMELLAGLSFAITFVVGGYWLLADGFGPFTSELSVGVFITFVFMTQRFVSPLAEVSSIVDQVQNARVSASRVFGLYDIPVRIEDSEDAVPLESPAGHVEYEDVSFAYPDFLARAEGEDDRTAAATGTAQADGGAVLESTGDEAEYVIEDVSVEAQPGETVAFVGSTGAGKSTLCRLLLRLYDLNEGAVRVDGTDVREIELASLRTHVGYVSQDAFLFDGTIGDNIRYGRFEASMDDVRDAARAAEAHEFISELPEGYDTRVGERGVKLSGGQRQRIAIARVVLQDPAILVLDEATSDVDTDTEQRIQSSLDALTEDRTTFVVAHRLSTVVGADQIVVLEDGQVVERGAHEELVDSGGRYAELWGAQTGGH from the coding sequence ATGGCCGCCGACGAGGAGACGCCGTTCGACCGGTACCGCCAGCGCATCGATAGACCGCTGGTCCGGCTCTTCAGAGAGTACGGGCTCGAACGAAAGCGCTGGTTGATCGTCGGCCTGTTCGCCAACCTCGTCGCCCAGGCCGCGTCGCTGCTCCCGCCGGTGGTGCTCGGCGCGGCCATCGACGCCGTGTTCGGCGAGAGCGACACGGCCTACCAGCTCCCGCTCGTCCCGACGTCGTTGCTCCCCCAGCAGCAGGTCGAGCAGTTCTGGTTCTCAGTGATCCTCATCGCCGGCGCCTTCCTGACGACGGCGGTGTTCACCTGGATATACGGCGTCGTCGCCAACTTCTTCGCCCACGGCGTGATGCACAACGTCCGCTCGGACAGCTTCGAGAAGATGATCCGGCTGGACGCCGCCTTCTTCGACGACAAGCAGACCGGCGAGGTGATGTCCATCCTCTCGAACGACGCCTCGAACCTCGAACTGTTCCTCGACGACGCGCTGATGAACGGCGTCCGACTGGTCGTGATGGTGTTCGGTATCGCCGCTATCCTCTTCCTGCTGAATCCCCAGCTCGCCGTGGTCACGCTCCTCGGGCTCCCGCTGATGGTCGCCTTTACCTGGTGGTTCATGCGCGTCATCGAGCCCCGGTACGAGGACCGCCAGTCCGCCGTCGCGACGTTCAACACCCGCATCGAGAACGGGATCAGCGGCGTCGAACTCGCCAAGGCCACCTCCAGCGAGGAGTACGAGTCCGGCCGCGTCCGGGACGCCTCGCGGGGCGTCTTCGAGTCCATCATGGAGGTGCTGAAACTCGCGTACTTCTACCGGCCCGGGATGGAACTGCTCGCCGGCCTCTCCTTCGCCATCACCTTCGTCGTCGGGGGCTACTGGCTGCTCGCCGACGGATTTGGCCCCTTCACGAGCGAACTCAGCGTCGGGGTCTTCATCACGTTCGTGTTCATGACCCAGCGGTTCGTCTCGCCCCTGGCCGAAGTCTCCAGCATCGTCGACCAGGTCCAGAACGCCCGCGTCTCGGCCTCGCGCGTCTTCGGCCTGTACGATATTCCAGTCCGTATCGAGGATTCTGAGGACGCCGTTCCCCTCGAAAGTCCGGCGGGCCACGTCGAGTACGAGGACGTCTCCTTCGCCTACCCGGACTTCCTGGCCCGCGCCGAGGGCGAGGACGACCGGACGGCGGCGGCGACCGGGACGGCCCAGGCTGACGGTGGGGCCGTCCTCGAATCGACCGGCGACGAGGCGGAGTACGTCATCGAGGACGTCTCCGTCGAGGCCCAGCCCGGCGAGACGGTCGCCTTCGTCGGCTCGACCGGTGCCGGCAAGTCGACGCTGTGTCGCCTGCTGCTGCGACTGTACGACCTCAACGAGGGCGCGGTGCGCGTCGACGGAACGGACGTCCGGGAGATCGAACTGGCGAGTCTGCGGACCCACGTCGGCTACGTCTCCCAGGACGCCTTCCTCTTCGACGGCACCATCGGCGACAACATCCGCTACGGCCGCTTCGAGGCGAGCATGGACGACGTGCGCGACGCCGCCCGTGCCGCGGAGGCCCACGAGTTCATCTCCGAACTCCCCGAGGGCTACGACACCCGCGTCGGCGAGCGTGGCGTGAAACTCTCTGGCGGGCAGCGCCAGCGCATCGCCATCGCCCGCGTCGTCCTGCAGGACCCCGCGATTCTGGTGCTGGACGAGGCGACGAGCGACGTCGACACCGACACCGAACAGCGCATCCAGTCGTCGCTCGACGCACTCACCGAGGACCGGACCACGTTCGTCGTCGCCCACCGCCTCTCGACGGTGGTCGGGGCCGACCAGATCGTCGTCCTCGAGGACGGCCAGGTCGTCGAGCGCGGCGCCCACGAGGAACTCGTCGACAGCGGTGGCCGCTACGCCGAACTCTGGGGCGCTCAGACCGGCGGACACTGA